The Brassica napus cultivar Da-Ae chromosome C7, Da-Ae, whole genome shotgun sequence genome has a segment encoding these proteins:
- the LOC111198492 gene encoding homeobox-leucine zipper protein HDG5, with the protein MLTMGEENVMTTDNRFASPQPPSSSPATIQSPNFNFNPFNSFSSIIPKEEHGMMSMSMLMMMGDGGVEEMMENGSAGGSFGSGSEQAEDPKSGNEFDVAELQDEEQPPPAKKKRYHRHTNRQIQEMEALFKQNPHPDDKQRQRLSHELGLKPRQVKFWFQNRRTQMKAQQDRAENVMLRADNDNLKAENSHLQAELRCLSCPSCGGPTVLGDIPFNELHIENCRLREELDRLCSIASRYTGRPMESSQPMINPPLEVQHHQPSLELDMSVYAGNFQEQPCSDMMLLPPQDTACYLPVQTNNNSNGYNMLLADEEKVIAMEIAVSCVHELTKMCYTEEPLWIKKKSDKMGGEILCLNEEEYKSLFAWTMENHNNKGDFRREASKANAVVIMNSITLVDAFLNADKWSEMFCSIVARAKTVQIISSGVSGASGSLLLMYAELQVLSPLVPTREAYFLRYVEQNVENGNWAIVDFPIDQIQPLSANTPHEYKRKPSGCIIQDMPNGYSQVKWVEQVEVNERHVHEIFAEYVKTGIAFGASRWLDVLERQCERMASLMARNISDLGVIRSAEGRRNMMRLSQRMVKTFCVNISTSYGQSWTALSETTKDTVRITTRKVCEPGQPTGVVLAAVSTTCLPFSHAKVFDLLRHQHHHSLLEVLFSGSSPHEVAHIANGSHPGNCISLLRINVSSNSWHNVDLMLQESCIDNSGSLIVYSSVDVDYIQHAMNGEDPSGIPLLPLGFSVVPVNYPDQVEGVSVNSHPLPSCLLTVGIQVLASNVPTAKPNLSTVTTINNHLSSIVNQITSVLSSTIPPAIASSSAGDDAVAKQEVI; encoded by the exons ATGTTGACTATGGGAGAAGAAAACGTGATGACTACAGACAACAGATTTGCTTCGCCGCAgccaccttcttcttctccggcaACAATCCAAAGccctaattttaatttcaacCCTTTCAACTCATTTTCCTCCATTATTCCG AAGGAGGAGCATGGGATGATGAGCATGAGCATGCTGATGATGATGGGAGATGGAGGAGTGGAGGAAATGATGGAAAACGGGTCGGCCGGTGGGTCATTCGGGTCGGGTAGTGAACAAGCAGAAGATCCAAAGTCCGGAAACGAGTTTGATGTTGCTGAACTTCAAGACGAGGAACAACCTCCTCCTGCTAAGAAGAAACGTTACCACAGGCATACTAATCGTCAGATCCAAGAAATGGAAGC ATTGTTTAAACAAAACCCTCATCCAGACGACAAACAAAGGCAGAGATTAAGTCATGAACTTGGACTCAAGCCTCGACAAGTCAAGTTTTGGTTTCAAAATAGGCGTACTCAAATGAAG GCACAACAAGACAGAGCTGAGAATGTGATGTTAAGGGCAGACAACGATAATCTTAAGGCAGAGAATTCTCATCTTCAGGCGGAGCTACGGTGCCTCTCGTGTCCTTCTTGCGGCGGCCCCACCGTACTCGGCGACATTCCTTTCAACGAACTCCACATTGAGAATTGTCGCCTCCGTGAAGAG CTTGATCGTCTATGCTCCATAGCTTCAAGATACACTGGCCGTCCAATGGAATCATCACAGCCGATGATCAATCCTCCTCTAGAGGTTCAACATCATCAACCTTCACTGGAGCTTGACATGAGCGTATACGCAGGAAACTTTCAAGAACAACCTTGTTCAGACATGATGTTGCTTCCTCCACAAGACACTGCTTGTTACCTCCCAGTTCAAACTAATAACAACAGCAACGGCTACAACATGTTACTTGCTGATGAAGAAAAGGTTATCGCTATGGAGATTGCTGTTTCTTGTGTCCACGAACTTACTAAAATGTGTTACACAGAGGAGCCTTTGTGGATTAAGAAGAAATCCGACAAGATGGGTGGCGAGATTTTGTGTCTGAACGAGGAAGAGTACAAGAGCTTGTTCGCATGGACAATGGAGAATCATAACAACAAAGGGGATTTTCGTAGAGAAGCTTCAAAGGCAAACGCAGTTGTCATCATGAACAGCATCACGCTTGTTGACGCGTTTCTAAATGCT GATAAGTGGTCGGAGATGTTCTGCTCTATTGTGGCTAGGGCGAAAACGGTTCAGATCATTTCATCTGGAGTGTCTGGAGCTAGTGGTTCTCTTCTACTG ATGTATGCAGAGTTACAGGTTCTGTCTCCGTTGGTTCCAACTCGAGAAGCATATTTTCTACGTTATGTGGAACAAAACGTCGAAAACGGGAACTGGGCAATCGTAGATTTCCCGATCGACCAGATCCAGCCATTGAGTGCAAACACTCCTCATGAGTATAAGAGAAAGCCTTCAGGCTGCATCATTCAAGACATGCCTAATGGATACTCACAAGTCAAGTGGGTCGAGCAAGTGGAAGTTAACGAGAGGCACGTGCACGAGATATTCGCTGAGTATGTGAAAACCGGAATCGCTTTTGGAGCTAGCCGTTGGCTCGACGTGTTGGAGAGACAATGCGAGAGGATGGCTAGCTTAATGGCTAGAAACATAAGTGATCTTGGAG TAATTCGATCTGCAGAAGGGAGGAGGAACATGATGAGGCTATCACAGAGGATGGTGAAAACATTCTGTGTGAATATAAGCACTTCGTACGGACAATCTTGGACCGCTCTGTCTGAAACAACCAAGGACACTGTGAGAATCACGACAAGGAAAGTGTGTGAGCCTGGTCAGCCTACTGGAGTTGTTCTTGCTGCTGTCTCAACCACTTGTCTTCCGTTCTCCCACGCTAAAGTATTTGATCTTCTCCGTCATCAACATCACCATTCTCTG TTGGAGGTTTTGTTCAGTGGAAGTTCACCTCATGAGGTTGCTCATATCGCCAATGGTTCGCATCCTGGAAACTGCATCTCTCTTCTTCGAATCAAT GTCTCGAGCAACTCATGGCATAACGTGGACCTGATGCTTCAAGAGAGCTGCATAGATAACTCCGGCAGCTTAATCGTCTACTCCTCCGTCGACGTCGACTACATCCAACACGCGATGAACGGCGAAGATCCTTCCGGTATTCCGCTTTTGCCCCTAGGGTTCTCCGTCGTCCCCGTGAACTATCCCGATCAAGTCGAGGGTGTTTCCGTCAACTCGCATCCTCTGCCGTCGTGTCTCCTCACCGTCGGGATTCAGGTCTTGGCGAGCAACGTCCCAACCGCGAAACCAAACCTCTCCACCGTCACAACCATCAACAACCATCTCTCCTCCATCGTCAATCAGATCACTTCCGTCCTTAGCAGCACCATTCCTCCCGCGATCGCATCTTCCTCCGCCGGAGACGACGCCGTCGCCAAACAAGAGGTCATTTAG